The following proteins come from a genomic window of Miscanthus floridulus cultivar M001 chromosome 2, ASM1932011v1, whole genome shotgun sequence:
- the LOC136538439 gene encoding CSC1-like protein RXW8 → MKVDGLLTSAGINIGLCVLFLSLYSILRKQPQNVKVYFGRRIAEEHNRLRDAFILERFVPSPSWIVKSLRCTEEEILATAGLDAVVFNRILVFSIRIFSLAAILCIFGVLPLNYFGQDMHHVRIPSASLETFTIGNVEERSRWLWVHCVVLYIISAVACILLYLEYKHIARLRLYHISRATSNPSHFTVLVRGIPKSSTESFSRTVESFFTKYHASSYLSHQVVYKVGKVQKIVSGAKKVYRKFRHFKGATVDQRCRPITFQCCFCGASSNSFQLLPSDYEQESEKSDVNDSSSSLPDEECGAAFVFFKTRYAALVVAKILQTSNPMRWVTTLSPERDDIYWSNLWLPYKQLWIRHIVTLLGSIVFMFLFLIPVTFIQGLTQLEQLQQRLPFLRGILEKKYMTQLITGYVPSVILQIFLYTVPPTMMLFSTLEGPVSHSERKKSACCKVLYFTIWNVFFVNVLSGSAISQLNALSSPKDIPMQLAKAVPVQATFFTTYVLTSGWASLSSELIQLFSLTWNFARRYLLRMKEDSDLYSFPYHTEVPKVLLCGLLGFTCSVLAPLILPFLLLYFCLGYVVYRNQFLNVYCTKYDTGGLYWPIAHNTTIFSLILTQIICLGVFGLKESPVAAGFTVPLIIFTLLFNQYCRKRHLPLFKTFPAQNLIDMDKEDQQSGTTEDLHQRLHSAYFQFHDTDDVPLEGVHSTAGRDEDGSGSLGESSRKESAADELKSGLSHPTLDGLPVSRLRNAVRSLGSVLRPQKRELPV, encoded by the exons ATGAAAGTTGACGGTCTCCTGACCTCTGCTGGAATCAACATCGGTCTCTGTGTACTTTTTCTGTCACTGTACTCCATTCTAAGGAAGCAACCACAAAATGTTAAGGTCTATTTTGGGAGAAGGATTGCTGAGGAGCACAACCGGCTCCGTGATGCTTTTATCTTGGAGAGATTTGTCCCGTCCCCTAGCTGGATTGTGAAAAGTCTGCGGTGCACAGAGGAAGAAATCTTAGCTACTGCTGGGTTGGATGCTGTTGTTTTCAATAGAATTCTAGTATTCAG CATACGCATCTTCTCCTTAGCCGCCATTCTTTGTATATTTGGAGTCCTTCCATTGAATTATTTTGGACAAGATATGCATCATGTCCGGATTCCGTCAGCATCATTAGAGACATTTACAATAGGAAATGTGGAAGAAAGATCAAGATG GCTTTGGGTCCATTGCGTCGTGCTGTACATCATCTCTGCTGTAGCTTGCATTCTTCTATACTTG GAGTACAAGCACATTGCCAGGTTGAGGTTATATCACATTTCTCGAGCAACAAGCAATCCTAGCCATTTTACTGTACTTGTCCGAGGAATTCCAAAATCAAGTACAGAATCATTCAGCAGGACAGTTGAAAGTTTCTTTACCAAGTACCATGCATCAAGTTACCTATCTCATCAAGTCGTTTACAAAGTTGGGAAAGTTCAGAAGATAGTG AGTGGCGCAAAGAAGGTTTACAGGAAGTTCAGACATTTCAAGGGTGCGACAGTTGATCAGAGATGCAGACCCATCACATTTCAGTGCTGCTTTTGTGGAGCATCTTCTAATTCATTCCAGTTGTTGCCCAGCGATTACGAGCAAGAGAGCGAAAAGTCTGATGTGAATGATTCAAGCTCGAGCTTACCTGATGAG GAATGTGGTGCTGCTTTTGTATTTTTCAAAACTCGGTATGCAGCGCTAGTTGTAGCCAAAATTCTGCAGACATCGAACCCTATGAGATGGGTCACTACTTTGTCTCCAGAGCGTGATGACATATATTGGTCTAATCTTTGGTTACCCTACAAGCAACTCTGGATTCGGCACATAGTCACACTTCTGGGGTCTATCGTTTTCATGTTTTTATTCCTTATACCAGTGACATTTATACAAGGTTTAACTCAGCTGGAGCAGCTGCAGCAAAGGCTCCCTTTTCTGAGAGGGATATTGGAAAA GAAATACATGACCCAGCTAATAACTGGATATGTTCCCAGTGTCATCTTGCAAATATTTTTATATACTGTCCCCCCAACCATGATGCTATTTTCTACTTTAGAAGGGCCTGTCTCTCACAGTGAAAGAAAGAAAAGTGCCTGCTGTAAAGTATTATACTTCACCATTTGGAATGTCTTCTTTGTCAATGTCTTATCGGGTTCAGCAATTAGCCAACTGAATGCTTTATCAAGCCCAAAGGACATTCCTATGCAGCTTGCTAAAGCAGTACCTGTGCAG GCTACATTCTTTACGACCTATGTTCTTACTTCAGGATGGGCTAGTCTATCATCAGAACTTATACAACTCTTTAGTCTTACATGGAACTTTGCAAGAAGATATCTTCTGAGAATGAAGGAAGATAGTGATCTTTACTCATTTCCCTATCACACTGAAGTGCCAAAAGTTCTGTTGTGTGGACTGTTGGGTTTCACATGCTCTGTACTAGCACCTCTAATCTTGCCCTTTTTACTGCTGTACTTTTGTCTTGGCTACGTCGTCTACCGCAACCAG ttCCTCAATGTTTACTGCACAAAATACGACACAGGCGGTCTATATTGGCCAATTGCGCACAATACTACGATATTCTCTCTAATCCTCACTCAGATCATCTGTCTTGGTGTATTTGGCCTTAAAGAATCCCCCGTAGCTGCTGGCTTCACTGTCCCTCTTATCATCTTTACTCTTCTATTCAACCAGTATTGCAGAAAGCGTCATCTCCCATTATTCAAGACTTTCCCTGCACAG AATTTGATTGACATGGACAAGGAAGATCAGCAATCAGGTACAACGGAGGACCTTCATCAACGCCTTCATTCTGCCTACTTTCAGTTCCATGACACCGACGACGTACCTTTGGAAGGAGTTCACAGCACTGCCGGCAGAGATGAAGACGGAAGCGGCAGTTTGGGTGAATCAAGCCGCAAGGAAAGCGCCGCCGACGAGCTCAAGAGTGGCCTCTCCCACCCGACGCTGGATGGGCTCCCGGTTAGTCGGTTACGCAACGCGGTGAGATCACTTGGGTCCGTTTTGAGACCGCAGAAGAGAGAGTTACCAGTATAG